The Planctomycetota bacterium genome window below encodes:
- a CDS encoding arylsulfatase, producing MIQPILTGLLFAFIGLNARAAERPPNVVLIITDDQGYGDLGCTGNPVLKTPEIDRLYADSVRLTSFHVDPTCSPTRAALMTGRYSTRVGVWHTVMGRHMPRAEERMMPQAFADSGYTTAMFGKWHLGDNYPFRPQDRGFQDVLMHGGGGSGQIPDAWDNDYFDDTYFRNGKAEKFSGYCTDVFFSEAIRYIESKRDTPFFVYLATNAPHGPYRVADEWSAPYESQVGGDQELAKFYGMIANIDHNVGRLRRRLDELGLAENTILIFMTDNGTARGATFGVGKGADFRGNDVPLSSGYNAGMRGRKGSPYEGGHRVPCFIHWPAGKLAGGRDVGGLTAHFDLLPTLIDLCGLKPKAEVAYDGIDLAAVVRGEAKVPADRILITHHQELAEPEKYRFAAVMQGSWRLIVRNDQSEPPSYTIELYDVQKDPAQNRNMPGVHNDFVTLLFAYDDWWIEMARDFARPAEIVIGSERQNPTELTCFEWYNSPQWWQPAVKRGFEGNGHWSLLVERAGTYKITLRRWPAEVDAPIAGAVDGGKAIPIDSARLKIGTFDEQQPVAKDAKGVTFQVKLPAGSTKMETWFHSPNGTTRGAYYATVRRIDDNPSR from the coding sequence TTGATCCAGCCCATCCTCACGGGATTGCTGTTCGCTTTCATTGGGCTGAACGCCCGGGCTGCGGAGCGCCCGCCCAACGTGGTGCTGATCATCACCGATGACCAAGGGTACGGCGACTTGGGCTGCACGGGGAATCCGGTCCTTAAAACGCCCGAGATTGATCGGCTGTACGCCGACAGCGTGCGGCTGACCAGCTTTCACGTCGACCCGACTTGCTCGCCCACGCGAGCGGCCCTGATGACCGGGCGCTACTCGACGCGCGTCGGCGTCTGGCACACGGTCATGGGGCGGCACATGCCGCGGGCCGAAGAACGAATGATGCCCCAGGCCTTCGCCGACAGCGGCTACACGACGGCCATGTTTGGCAAGTGGCACCTGGGGGACAACTATCCATTCCGCCCGCAGGATCGTGGCTTTCAAGACGTGCTGATGCACGGCGGCGGCGGGTCGGGTCAGATTCCCGACGCTTGGGACAACGACTACTTCGACGACACGTATTTTCGCAACGGCAAGGCCGAGAAGTTCTCGGGCTATTGCACCGACGTGTTCTTCAGCGAAGCGATTCGCTACATCGAGTCGAAGCGCGACACGCCGTTTTTTGTCTACCTGGCGACCAACGCGCCGCACGGGCCATACCGCGTGGCCGACGAATGGTCCGCGCCGTATGAGTCGCAAGTCGGCGGCGACCAGGAACTGGCCAAGTTCTATGGCATGATCGCCAACATCGATCACAACGTCGGCCGCTTGCGGCGACGGCTCGACGAGCTGGGGCTGGCCGAGAACACGATCCTGATCTTCATGACCGACAACGGCACTGCCCGCGGGGCGACGTTCGGCGTGGGCAAAGGGGCCGACTTCCGCGGCAACGATGTGCCACTGTCCAGCGGCTACAACGCCGGAATGCGCGGACGCAAGGGTTCGCCCTATGAAGGGGGGCACCGCGTACCGTGTTTCATTCACTGGCCGGCCGGAAAGCTGGCCGGCGGTCGCGACGTCGGCGGGCTGACGGCTCATTTCGATTTGTTGCCGACGTTGATTGATCTGTGTGGGCTGAAGCCGAAAGCCGAGGTGGCGTACGACGGCATCGACCTGGCGGCGGTGGTTCGTGGCGAGGCCAAAGTGCCGGCCGACCGGATTCTGATTACGCACCATCAAGAGTTGGCCGAGCCCGAGAAGTATCGCTTTGCCGCGGTGATGCAAGGTTCGTGGCGTTTGATTGTGCGCAACGATCAATCCGAGCCACCAAGTTACACTATTGAGCTTTACGATGTGCAGAAGGATCCTGCTCAGAATCGCAACATGCCCGGAGTCCATAACGACTTTGTGACGCTGCTTTTTGCGTATGACGATTGGTGGATAGAGATGGCTCGCGACTTTGCGCGGCCGGCCGAGATTGTGATCGGCAGCGAGCGTCAGAATCCGACCGAGCTGACTTGCTTCGAGTGGTACAACTCGCCCCAGTGGTGGCAGCCGGCCGTGAAGCGCGGCTTCGAGGGGAACGGCCATTGGTCGCTCTTGGTCGAACGGGCCGGCACGTACAAGATCACGCTCCGACGCTGGCCGGCCGAAGTCGACGCGCCAATTGCCGGCGCGGTCGACGGCGGCAAGGCGATCCCCATCGACTCGGCCCGCCTGAAAATCGGCACGTTCGATGAACAGCAGCCGGTGGCCAAGGACGCCAAGGGTGTCACGTTCCAGGTCAAGCTGCCGGCCGGCTCGACCAAAATGGAAACCTGGTTCCACAGCCCGAACGGCACAACCCGCGGGGCATATTACGCGACCGTACGGCGCATTGATGACAACCCGAGCCGGTAG
- a CDS encoding PQQ-like beta-propeller repeat protein — protein MFTLAAKTCAIRRVVAMCGALILGYGLSVAAAEPASAVADLGTRKVGVDWPAFLGPTADSKSSETGLAAPWPENGPRVVWHRRVGTGYSIPSISRGRLFQFSRFGAQTRLECLRSETGAPLWTFDYASDYADMYGYDNGPRCQPIVDDDRVYTFGAEGMLHCLDVTSGKLLWKVDTAAQFGVIQNFFGVGGAPVIEGDLLIANIGGSPADDRSLPPGALDRVSGNGSGVVAFDKRTGQVAYRFSDELASYASPRMATIAGRRWGFVLARGGLIGFEPKTGKQDFFFPWRSPTLESVNASTPVVVDDLVFISETYGPGSALVRAKPGEYELIWKDEPRARFRRMQTHWNTAVYHEGFLYGSSGRHTQTAELRCIELKTGEVKWSRPDLTRCSLMYVDGHLVCLAESGELMLLKANPEKFDLVSHALLRAPATSEVKSGAADEAKTPPADEPPGEELRLLRYPAWGAPILSHGLMYVRGADRLVCVELIPDPK, from the coding sequence ATGTTCACGCTGGCGGCGAAAACTTGTGCGATTCGACGGGTTGTCGCGATGTGCGGCGCTTTGATACTTGGCTATGGCCTGAGCGTGGCGGCTGCCGAGCCGGCGTCGGCGGTCGCCGACCTGGGCACGCGCAAAGTCGGCGTCGATTGGCCCGCCTTTCTCGGTCCCACGGCCGATAGCAAATCGTCCGAGACGGGCCTCGCCGCGCCGTGGCCTGAAAACGGCCCGCGGGTTGTCTGGCACCGGCGCGTTGGCACCGGCTATAGCATTCCCTCGATCAGCCGCGGCCGGCTGTTCCAGTTTTCTCGCTTTGGCGCCCAGACGCGGCTGGAATGCTTGCGCAGCGAGACCGGCGCGCCCTTGTGGACGTTTGACTACGCCAGCGACTACGCCGACATGTACGGCTATGACAACGGCCCGCGTTGCCAGCCGATTGTCGACGACGACCGGGTCTACACATTCGGCGCCGAGGGAATGCTCCACTGCCTGGACGTCACCAGCGGCAAGCTGCTGTGGAAAGTCGACACGGCGGCCCAGTTCGGCGTGATTCAAAATTTCTTCGGCGTCGGTGGCGCGCCGGTGATCGAGGGGGATCTGCTCATCGCCAACATCGGCGGCAGCCCCGCCGACGATCGGTCCCTCCCGCCGGGCGCGCTCGACCGGGTCAGCGGCAACGGCTCGGGCGTGGTGGCGTTCGACAAGCGCACCGGACAAGTGGCCTATCGGTTCAGCGACGAGTTGGCCAGCTACGCCTCGCCGCGGATGGCCACGATCGCTGGTCGGCGCTGGGGGTTTGTCCTGGCCCGTGGCGGCTTGATTGGCTTTGAACCGAAGACCGGCAAGCAAGACTTCTTCTTCCCGTGGCGCAGCCCGACGCTCGAAAGCGTGAACGCCAGCACGCCGGTCGTGGTCGACGACCTGGTCTTCATCTCCGAGACCTACGGGCCCGGCAGCGCGCTGGTGCGGGCAAAGCCGGGCGAATACGAACTGATCTGGAAGGATGAACCCCGTGCGCGGTTTCGGCGGATGCAAACCCACTGGAATACGGCCGTCTATCACGAAGGCTTTTTATATGGTTCGAGCGGGCGTCACACCCAGACGGCCGAACTGCGTTGCATCGAGTTGAAGACCGGCGAGGTGAAATGGAGCCGGCCGGACCTGACCCGCTGCAGCTTGATGTACGTCGATGGTCACCTGGTCTGCCTGGCCGAGTCGGGGGAGCTGATGCTGCTGAAAGCGAATCCCGAGAAGTTCGACCTGGTGAGTCACGCCTTGTTGCGCGCCCCGGCAACCAGCGAAGTGAAATCGGGCGCTGCCGACGAGGCGAAGACGCCACCGGCTGACGAGCCACCGGGTGAAGAGCTGCGCCTGCTGCGTTATCCGGCTTGGGGTGCGCCGATCTTGTCGCACGGCCTGATGTACGTTCGCGGCGCCGACCGGCTGGTGTGCGTGGAACTGATTCCCGACCCGAAGTAA
- the arfB gene encoding aminoacyl-tRNA hydrolase yields MASESLIVNDRLSVPMEEIELSFVRSSGPGGQNVNKVNSKAQLRWYPRANTSLPPDVRDRFLARYATTLTVEGAVVLSSQQHRDQPSNTADCLEKLRAMIAAVALPPRRRKKTRPGRGAIERRLERKRATSDRKRDRRRSYD; encoded by the coding sequence ATGGCCAGCGAATCATTGATTGTGAATGACCGTCTGTCGGTCCCGATGGAAGAGATTGAACTCAGCTTTGTGCGCAGCTCGGGCCCCGGCGGCCAGAACGTCAACAAGGTGAACAGCAAGGCGCAACTGCGCTGGTATCCGCGGGCCAATACCAGCTTGCCCCCGGACGTGCGCGACCGGTTCTTGGCGCGTTATGCCACCACGCTGACCGTCGAAGGGGCCGTCGTCCTTAGCAGCCAGCAACACCGGGACCAGCCGAGCAATACGGCCGATTGCCTGGAAAAACTGCGGGCTATGATCGCGGCCGTGGCCCTGCCTCCAAGGCGGCGCAAGAAGACACGTCCGGGTCGCGGAGCGATCGAACGCCGGCTGGAACGCAAACGCGCCACTTCCGACAGGAAACGCGACCGCCGCCGGTCGTACGATTGA